GTTCCAGTACCTCGGTCGGCATCACTGCAGGCGCAGCCGCTTTGCTTGTGGAATGGCACCTTCAGCAGAAAAAGATCCCATCCGTGAGTACCGCTTTGATCAAAAGTCTGCTGACGTTAGGCGCCACCAGAAACCCGGATATGAAATATCCGAACCGAGAGTGGGGATACGGCCAGTTAAACCTTTACAATACATTCGAAGCTATGCGTCAGTTATAACAAAAAGGGACGCCTTCTCGCGTCCCTCAAAAAAATCATTCTCTCTTTTTGGATTCGTAAATTGTCTTTACACGCTCTGATTCCGGTACAATCTGTTCCGGTACCGGAGCCGTGCCCGGTGCAAATACCACCTTCAAAAAGACTGGTGTAATAATTGTCGTGATCACGACAACAATAATGATCGGCCCTAAAAATGCAGAACCTAACAGCCCCAGTGCTGCGCCCTTGCTGGCTACGATCAATGCTACTTCTCCACGCGAGATCATACCGATTCCGATTCGTTTTGCCTGATAATTCTTATAGTGACAGATTTTTGCACCAAACCCACATCCAACAACCTTCGTCAATACTGCAACAATCGTCAGCGCTACTGCAAATCCAACAATCGCCGCAGACATCTTCGGCAGCTCTACTTTCAGCCCGATACTTGCAAAAAATACCGGTGATAAAAGCAGATAAGACAATGTATCAAATTTTGTCTCCAGATAAGTAGAACGCTGTACGTTTGAAATGATCAGACCGGCAATAAACGCACCTGTAATATCTGCAACTCCAAAAACATCCTCTGCAATGTATGCCATCAGAAGACAGAACACAAATGCCACGATCGTGTGTCGATGTTTCTCCTTATTGGCTTTGTCCACCCAGTTCTTGTACAATTTGTAGAAGATAAATCCTACAACTGCTGCAAATACAAAGAATCCAACAATCTTCAGCATGACCATTCCAATTTTCACGCTTGGGTCTGAAATGCTTGTCACGATTGTCAACGCCACAATTCCCAGAATATCATCAATGATCGCTGCTCCCAGGATTGCATTGCCGGAACGGGTTTTGAGCTTTCCAAGCTCTTTTAATGTCTCCACCGTGATACTGACTGAAGTTGCTGTCAGAATTACTCCGATAAAGATATTCTGCAGGAAAATACTTGCTGATGCATCTGACTCGATCATCCCCGGCCGATTGAAGAAATATGCCGTAGCAAATCCACCCGCAAGCGGTACCAGTACTCCACAAAGTGCAATGATAAAGGATGCCTTTCCGCATGCTTTCAGTTCTTTGATATCTGTCTCCATACCTGCACAGAACATCAGAACGATCACACCAATCTCCGCTACAGACTGCAGAAATGATGTCTCTGTCAGAATGCCGACTCCGGCAGGTCCCAACAGTAATCCGGCCAGAAGCGCGCCAACGACCTGCGGCATCTGTACCCTTCTTGTCAAAAGCCCCAGCGCTTTTGTACAAAGTAAAATAATTACGAGATCTAGTAAATACTTGTAGTCCATAATGTGCCCCCTTTTTGTCAAACATCTATAAGGATACACCTTTAAATGCCTTTTTTCAATACATTTTCCACATTTTATGACGTTTTTACATAATTTTTACCATAATTCTGCACAAATCCGCAATAAAAGAGAGTCTGTTTCCAGACTCTCTCATACTCTTTCTTTTCCTACGGCAATCTCGGCACTTCCTGTCCCCGAAGACTGATCAGAGGACCGCCGGTTCCTTCTATGTAAGATCTTGTGATCGTCACCTCTCCGATGTTCTCATCCTTTGGAATCTCATACATGATATCCAGCATAAACTCTTCGATAATCGCCCGCAGTGCTCTTGCTCCGGTCTCTTTCTTCATTGCCTTCTCCGCAATCGCCTCCAGCGCTCCATCATCAAAATCCAGCTTGACTTCATCCAGTGCAAGCAGCTTCTGATACTGCTTTAAGATGGCATTCTTTGGTTCTTTTAAGATCTTTACATACATATCCTTGTCCAGACCTTTCAGTGTAAAGATGATCGGAAGACGTCCGATAAATTCCGGAATCATACCGAAATTGCGCAAATCTTCCACCGTTACTTTAGACAGGATATCCTTGTC
This window of the Mediterraneibacter gnavus ATCC 29149 genome carries:
- a CDS encoding cation:proton antiporter, which codes for MDYKYLLDLVIILLCTKALGLLTRRVQMPQVVGALLAGLLLGPAGVGILTETSFLQSVAEIGVIVLMFCAGMETDIKELKACGKASFIIALCGVLVPLAGGFATAYFFNRPGMIESDASASIFLQNIFIGVILTATSVSITVETLKELGKLKTRSGNAILGAAIIDDILGIVALTIVTSISDPSVKIGMVMLKIVGFFVFAAVVGFIFYKLYKNWVDKANKEKHRHTIVAFVFCLLMAYIAEDVFGVADITGAFIAGLIISNVQRSTYLETKFDTLSYLLLSPVFFASIGLKVELPKMSAAIVGFAVALTIVAVLTKVVGCGFGAKICHYKNYQAKRIGIGMISRGEVALIVASKGAALGLLGSAFLGPIIIVVVITTIITPVFLKVVFAPGTAPVPEQIVPESERVKTIYESKKRE